From Perca flavescens isolate YP-PL-M2 chromosome 19, PFLA_1.0, whole genome shotgun sequence:
CGATATCGAAGGCTGCACTCAGGTCAAGGAGGATAAGGATGTTGAGGGAACCGGTGTCAGCAGAGGCGAGGAGGTAATTGAGGACTTTGAGGCGAGCggtttctgtgctgtggagggggTGAAAACTAGATTGGAGAGGTTCAAGGTTCAGGTTGGTTATTGGCATGAAGATGGGTTTGTAGTTGTTAGGCAACTATCTGTTCCAGGGTTTTagacagaaaggggaggttgGATATTGGGCGGTAGTTGTTGAGGGAGGAGGGATCCAGACCAGGTTTTTTAAGGACTGGGGTGACAGCAGCAGTTTTGAAGGCAGAGGGGACTGTTCCAAGGAACAGTGAGGATTTGAAGAGGTTAGTGAGGTAGGGGCATAGGACGGGGAGGCAGGACTTCAGGAATGGAGTAGGGAGGGAGTCAAGAGAGCAGATAGTGGGTTTGGAAGAGCTGATGAGTTTAGAGATTTCAGGAGGGGTGACTGAGTCAAACTGGGAGAGGAGgcagtgtggaggaggggttggGAGGTCAGGAGTGATGGGGAGAAGAGGGGCCATGGTAGGTGCTGGAGTAGATACAGGGAGGTCAGATACAGGGGATAGAGATTGGTAAATTATGTTGATTTTGTCAGTGAAAAAGTGAAGGAATGAGTTGCAGTGATCCGGAGTAGAGGTAGGGAGGGTGTTGGTCCGAGGCTTGATGAGGTTGTTCATTGTGGAGAAGAGGGTTCTGGGGTTTTGGCAGTGGTTGATGAGGATGGTGGAGAGGTAGGCAGATTTGGCAGCAATGAGGGCATCTTTGTAGGCAGTGAGGTGGAGTTTATAGGCTTCATGGTGGACTGTGAGAGCTGATTTTATTGTCCGACGTTCAAGGTGGCGGccagtttttttcattttccggAGTGCAGGTGTGTACCAGGGTGAAGAGGTgttaaaagtgacatttttttttttgaggggggCCAGAGTATTGAGGGAGGTAGACAAGGTGGAGTTCAGGTGGTTTGTGAGATCAACAGCTGAGGTGAGGGTTGAGTCCAGGTGGAGAGTGGTGGAGAGCAGGTCAGAGAGATGGTGGGGATCGATAGAGGTTGGAGAAGGGATGGTGAACCGTATGAGTTTGTgatcagagaggggaaagagacaTGGATGGAGGTCGAGCACCGGTTGGTTTGTGTAGCAGACCAGGTCGAGGATGTGTCCTTTTTCACGGGTGGGGAATGTGACATGTTGGGTGAGAGGGAAGTTGTCTAGTAAAATGGTGAATTCTGATGACAGCTTGCAGGTGGGGTAGTCCATGTGGATGTTTAAGTCACCGAGTAGCATCAgacgtggagagagagatgaggctaGTGTGAGGAGTTCACTAAaatcagagaggaaggagagatttgGTTTAGGTGATCGGTAAATGAGGATGACTGCCATGGAGTTGGAGTTTGTGTTGCCTTCTCTGTAACCGATGCAACATAAAAGTACGGCGGAACCAACAAGTCAGCCAGCCGATGTTAGTTGACTAAAGTTAGCTTGTTAACACCTGCTTAACATTACCCCCTCGAGACAGAAATAGTGTGGTCATCAGTAATAGAAGAGAACTTTCTATACATAGGTAGAGTTTGCTCATGTGCCTATTTAAGAGCCgatgctgctctctgtctgtatgttgATGGTTTCAAGCAGGATGTACTCATTCTGTTGCAAGGAACCCATGTAACTCCACCACTGAGACTTTCAGGGGATCACAGGAACCTATTTTTGTGATCAAACTGTGTGTTTAGAAGCAGAAGTTCATTGATGTCTTTCTGTGTGGGTAAACCACACACAGCtcatgagcaaaaaaaaaaaaaaaaaaaatcacagaagTTATGTAGCGATGTGGTTAGAAAAACCCAAACAAAGGTTATGGGTTGATCAAGCAATacattcaaagtattttcactGCTTTACCAGTTGGCTTTAATTACATCTCCACAAACAATTGCTTTGTCAAAGTTTATGGTAACACTTGATAAtaatggtacatgaattatcattAATTCATGTATTACTTCATGAACAATCAGTAATACCAAAACTGGCAAGACATTTCTGGTGACTTCAGACACTTAGAAGTTAGTAAACAGTAAAATTCATAAATATCCTACTTGGCTGagcattgggcctcattcaccaactgttcttacgaagaaatgtgttcttaaacccttctcacgaactttttacgaagattcaggcattcactaatgttttcttaacttggatttgttcttagctaagaacaaaatctacgaacactgaaaagcactcttacacacatttgagtgatgacaatttgctccaaatgattgcttactgcataaTTCTACAGtcatttacaatgatagtattgtactgtaatgtatttctgatcatttgttgaaaaagaaatcgtattatgcaaaaaaaactaacactgcaatttacatcagcaattaaactgattaaatcctgcgttatttggtgattgatcgctatttatagggccaaaatgcagtggtagaatataacaaagtacaaattagtccttactgtacttaagtacatttttcacatatctgtactttacttaagtagactcaatagtgcatagcctacttttgacttttactttgttacattttgcagcaattatctatactttctactccactacatttctacaatgttcagttacattttctgatcagtttcccccttgccaaaacgtcttcctgaccgtcacacgtttgtctcaccagtaaagtttggttgctgtagatactgtatatatggggcaccgctgatccaagccggctccggtgctgcagagcccgggcgcagcgccactgaccctcggtaatacagccccggtaaaagtgaaaatgaaaacatttgtttttattattcctgtttttaaatcaaagtttctatatctaggctatttctctccacagcgttgtttactcctccgccaggcagcgtaagacgcgttcaaatcatatttatttggttggacctcttcacatctccccatttgcttacttgcatggttaaagaaaataaaacacatccatgaataaaaccaatcgcattccgattctaacaacacatttacgttttatgctggttaggataggaacttttaaaaaaaagccaggccttgtttgtggtagtggacaccttatacttttactaaagtaaatatgtctctggttatttgtacttttatttaagtactgagattcagtacttcctccaccgcggctccgacaatctccgaaaacctgtctcccaggaggggcacaggaagtgtcatgaccttatatgggaatttgcggggcggttttttatgctaattaggaacaactggcacgcgctttcagttacgaagatgtgggattcatcaatcctaagaacacaggtgcgaacaaatctgctgtttaagaacacgtcatgaaagacttttcttaggaaccttcttaagaacatatttaagagaaaacttaggaagatattggtgaatgaggcccattgttctTAGACATAACTCTTTAAGTGCCTTATGTTGTTGTGAATAAAGCAGCTATACAAATTtgcagtatactgtattttgtgtaaatgtagtgACCTCAGTATCATTTTGCCAACCCACTCCCCCACTGATTTAATTCTTAAAACAATTAATTGCATCCCACCATTAATCATgttattttataaatgttagagatggaccaggtcagcactttatttgaagggccacaaacatgatgaagtaatgaagtagtaatgtttagttagaatacatttacactgctgtgactggtcagtttttttgaagaagacatgaacatcattaataaatcagaaatcatgatgAATGAAATCCCTTAATTGATGCATTCATTAACGTATTGTTCCTGTtccagtatgtccaaaactctgccgCCAGGGTCCTCACCCACAGCAAGACCTGGCAGCACATCACCCCAACCTtcatccaccttcactggctcccaattaagTCCCGCATCACATACaaaatcctccttctcacctacaaatccctACATTCCCTGGCCCCTCAGTGCCTCTCCGACCTCCTCTATCCATACACCCCCACCCCAAAACCTGCGGTCCTCAGACggcgtttggtgttttaagcccccaacttcgtcttccaggcagcgctgcctggaaggcagtaggattaggcaatggttagggttaaggtggAAGGCACTAGGCTTAGGCaatggtaagggttaaggttagggttacgTGCCTTGAAAAGTGGTAATGGctcagtggatatgacacatgcctttagtgtgggagatctgggttcaatttgCACTGCGAtacaaccaatgtgtccctgagcaagacacttagcccatagttgctccagaggcatgcaTCCTCTGACACATGTAGCaactgtaagtcgctttggataaaagcgtcagctaaatgacacgTAATGTAATGAAGTCAATGgtcacagcgctgccttgaagtcgacgtcgggggcttaaaacaccatcaagctcctcagacgctggcctgctctccattccccacaccagactctgtaccttcGGAGACAGAGCCTTTGGCGTTGCAGCCCCATTCCTCTAGCAGATATCCgaaatgctacatccctggaAATTTTTTAAAAACTCCTGAAAGACCACCTgtttaccacagcctacaacctccctTAGCTTAGCCACAGTAATTATGTGAAGTGTACATCaatgaattcatgctttttcatgcatgaagtcatgtaccattattataaagtgttaccaagtTTATTTTATTGAGAAAAGTGTTATACAGCCAAACAACAAAATGATATGTATCTAACATGCATTATTTTTGTGATAACATACTTTAACTGTAACAGAGATTCTAAGAACATTTTGAGCGGGTGTTTTCTGGGCGTAGTTATTGAACTGGTAACCCAGCACAAGCGAGAGTTTTTGTGGACTACTTAACCACGGCGCACACCAAAAATGCGGCCCACTGGTTCCCCAAGTCCACCGCAGTTGGAAAATGAAAGAATGACACGCTGTCATCTTCACCGGTGGATGTACACCCAGCAAGCACAAACAAGCATGGTAGCGCAAATAAAGAAACGGCTAAATGGCtggctagatagatagatagatagatagatagatagtatgTAATataagcctctttttttttaatcctgtttttctgacatacaAGGTTTCTGCCCGACAGCAATGATATCAAAACTGATAAGCTTTATGAACAAAGTGATGAGTGTTGATTGGAGTGTTCATATGCCTAAAACTATCTTTTTTAAAGGTGATCATCATTATTTGCAATGAAAAtctccaacaacatctgcatttCTTCAGAAGTCAAaccaaagaaaaagagaagcacAATACCTTTGACACTTCGAGAGACCCCCTCTCCAAACTCCACCATGTTGGAGTGTGAGCTTCTTCAGAAGTACGCAGCCCAATCTGAGAAGTAGACATCAGAGATGTCTAAATGATTCATCGGTTCCTTCCTCTGCACAGAAAAACGAGGGTTCTTCTCCATCCAGTGGAACACGTTGGATGCTGAATCATACATGTAAACAGAAGTATGATGATCCTAAGGTCTGTCGGTAGCAGGAGAATTGCAGCGCCACTTGGCTGTCGTAGAAGCAATGTAAAGTCCCACTGTCCCAAAAACTGGCCGAGATAACCCCAGTGTCCCGTCAGGCTGCTGCCTCCTGGATCACTGCTGGCAGATGGACTAGGTCAAGAAGAGACAATGTTAGAAAAACACAAGCTGAGATTTCATTATTCCACTGAAAATATCTCATATCAAGACAATGACATACTCCACGGTGGATCATATACAGGTGCACTGTCTCGGCTGTTTTTAGAACTGAACGCTTTGAGCAATAGCTGACACCAGGTTAAAAATGAGGTTACATTTGATTGGTTGCTAAGAGGGTCAAACTGTGGGATGCTTTAAACATCCGTCTTTGCCTTCAGTCTGACAATCGCACTGTGTGTTTTAGAAATATGGCAGCAGATTAGAATCTGCTGAAGAACTAACGCGTTCTTTTCCTGCCATGTGGTTTCAAAAAGCTTCATTATGAACTTGTTTAACTTCCTCATAGAACAGTGATACCACGAACACAGGACAGAGCGCGGGCTTGAAAACGGACCCAAACATTGGGGAAGAGTTATACATAAAAGGACAGGGCGTTTACGGTAAGAGGGCTTTATAGAGTGTCTGTTAAGGCTTACTTAAACAATCAATTTGCTTTCATTACAATTAACTTACGtgtttataatttatttcttaTGATTTTTATGATTTGTTCATTACTGGATACTGAATCCCCTTTAGACATGTTTTatgatatatactgtaaaaatgtgtttgatatgttttttgtccaacaaaaaacattcaataCCATTAGTTTAAATGACAAAAGTTGCATCTAGTATCTATGAATGTGCcgatattttacattttaaaaagtattgatGTCTCCTACTTCACTGAAAAGTCCATACAGTGTACATACGTATAATGCATATGATCCAGCATACTGGACCATGATTGGCTTCCCAACTGTGATGTCACAATATCCTGCTCGCACATACACGtttaacagtaaactgaaacTGAGATTTAAGGTCAGTGCAGAGAAACTTTCGTCAAGtaaatgaatgtgaaaacaaCCTCTAGAATCAACAGTGAAGCTCAAAGATCAAACTCAGGTAACAATAaccccaaaaaaatatttttgggggctttaaaATGACCACATTGGCTCCAAGAGGGGGCAAGGGGAACATATGTGGTTGGCAGGAGTCAGCTGATTATACGAGATTAAGGAGAATGGCGGTGTGTGCATGCACAGTGGCTCACTGATCTGATAAAAGAAGCGCTGGGGACTTAAAGTGTCACACTTTgttctacatactgtatgtggtcaACGCCCCGAACTCTGTCAGTTTGGGGAAATACATCTCAGCTCTGTCAACGCTGACTACTTTTGACACCTAGCAGcttcagaaatgtcaaaaagtcagCCAACGACGCAGTAATGGTAGACTGACTCTTAATGTGGACTGGACAAAAGACATGGCCGTGGGCTGCAGGATGGGTCAGATACATTTGCTTTACTGGGTACCTTGGCGTTTAACTGCATTCTTCAATATGCATGGATCACAACAAACATGCATGTCTGACCATCTGAGCTGCTGTATCCGACTGTGACAGATGAGGTGATTCcttccacaaaaacaaagagCATCAGAAGAATAGTAACTTCTTAGTTAGTAATAGTAACAAGGCATGCTTTGACTTATATTGTCTCTGGTACAGATATCAGGTGGGGAAAGATTTGAGCTTCCTTGCATGAACTAATACTCCGCCCCTTAACAATAAAAGCCCCTTTACGCTGATTTAGAGTGCCACTGCTGTTGCAGCGTTATACGCACAATGAGGAGCTTCAGCTTAATATCAGCTTTACTTCTCTGCAGCCTCAGTAAGTCCTGGTAATGAATTATTCTGAGCAGCAAATATATTCTAATCTGTCTTTTATCCAGTAACCCACCATTATTTTTAACACTCAGATGACTTAGTATTGTATTGTACACGTTTAGAAGTGTCTTTATTGAGGAGtaaatctctttctgtctctgctgtttgtttcaggCTGGATCTCCGTCTCAGCTTCTGAGTCTCACACTGTGGAGGTCCAGTCTGGTGGAGACGTCACTCTGATGTGCTCCAACATTTCCAGCACTCCAACTCAGACAGAATGGTTCAGAGTGATTAACAGAACAAAGCCCAGCTGCGTCTCCTCTATGTACGGGTCTGATGGTAAACCTTCTTTCTGTGATGGATTTCAAAATGGATTTGAGATGAGCTCCAACATCTCTTCTGTCTTTCTTAAAATCAAGAGAGTGGATTTATCTGACTCTGGACTGTATTTCTGTGGATTTTACATAGACGGACATACAGTCATCGCCGgttcaacacatttaaaagctCAAGGTAAGATTGTAGTTAAGCCTCAGAGATCTGTTTCCATCATATTTACAGTTTATATCACATTTATTGTCACAGTCATATGAAAACAACATAAAGACAAACAAGAAACCAATACGTGtcaaattctttattttttgtctttttaaaaggTAACAGTGAATCTGATTTTGGAGTGGATTCAAAGACTGAAAGTAAGGTTCTCCTTTTTCACTGTGCAAGTTTCCACAGAGCCGGTCATTTAGATCTTAAACAGCTCTTCTAAAACAGATATTTATTCTGTAATTTGTCTTGTAGAGGAGTCTGAAGGAATGACAAACGTCATGATTGTGATCCTGGGTGCTCTGACTGTTTTCCTCACTATAGTCGTCATTGTTCTGGCTGTTAAAATCAGGAAACTTCAGACAGGTACAGCTGATCTATAATTTGATGCACATGATGGATAAATCCAAAGCAAAGTATATGGTCAATagtaataaactaataaaacttGATTTTCCATTTAGCTGTGATTGAAGAACCGCAGGCAGAAAGAAACAAGGTGAACCCAGCATTAACTTatataaactgtgtgtgtgtgtgtgtgtgtgtgtttttgaaaatgcaTTCAAATACATGACAAATCTGTTAATGGTCTGTGTTCCGAGCTGCTGCAAACAGCTAATTCAGGCATGCAGGAAGTCATCATATTCAAAGTAACATTTGATGATCTTCAATAATTCCTATTTTTAAACTAATTTCAGCTGTTATCTTTAAACTGACAGTTTAGGTTCTTTAAGCTAAATTACTGGTTTTGCCAGCATTTGCTAGACCATCTGAACCCAGCCCctcctcacccagaaaaagaTAGTATAGGTTGATTATGCAAGCATAACGACCCACAGTTAGGTTTCTTGTTAGGCGGCCACCTCATGGCTGAAGTAACTATCAGCAGAGCAAACGAGGAAggaaggtgacaaagtataggAGCGCAAAATTCTGTGTGAAGACCtcctattatgctcattttcttAAGGTTTGTAATTGTATTTACAGGTTGTAcgagaataggtttacatggtttcatttaaaaataaaaccaccatatatttgttgtactgcacattgttgcagctcctcttttcaccctgtgtgttgagctctctgttttagctacagagtgagacatcccacttctgttccatctttgttgggagtcaaaCATGCACAGCAGGTAAGGCAGAAGCAGAGTAGGGAAGGGCCTGACAAGCAAGCTAGCTTGgtttgagggcgtgccacgctaggagctaggcgagcattataacttgtgttacaaagtgacacaaaagtatgcgtgtttgtctctgaagtaaaggctggactacaatagagctgtttggagcagttggtgaacagtgttttttctTGGAGATGCTAAGTCCCTTTGggctggactttgggctttttcactttgtaaacctattacatgcacaaaaaagatttataacacaataaaggaaagggaaaaagccaaaaagcataatatgagtactTAGAACTGTCACATGATTAAACCGCCACAATGCGGCAGTAAATAGAACGGTTCTACTGTATGTGTCGTTTTGGGAGTCTTTGGCAATCAACCTTTTGTGTTTGAGGATGTGTAGTccgaaacaaatgaaaatgccCCATCAGCTCAATCTGAAGATATTTTGTCAAGAAAGAGACCGTATGGCCTTTTTTCCAAGCCAGATGCATAGAGTTACAGTCAAACTGTTACAAAACCAAGACAAAactattttgaaattaaaatataacCACTGTAAGGTGTAGCAATTTTAGATCTGTGACCTAAGTCCTATGAGTTTCAACAATCCGAGTtgctattatgcttttttggatTTTTCCTGTCTTTTAGTGCGTTAGTTTTTTGTGTACATAATAGatgtataaaatacaaaaaaacgcCACTCTAAATAGAGCTTTCTCTTCCACAGACTGCACTTTTTTCTCAACTGCCTAAAACACCTCGCCCACATTCccgtttgaaattcctcaataaGTGATGTCACAGATTGAGAATGCCAGCCCAGTTTGTGCTGCCCATAGGTGCTGCCTGAACTAGCACAGCACACCCAGCGGCTTGTTTGAGTTAGGTTGGCCAATCACATCAGAGagggccagctgaccaatcagagcagactgggcttttcggGAAGGTGGGCCAAGAGCTTAGACAGGATGTTTTAGAGAGAGGaactgcagcaatgggcagtatgagaaacataatgttttttgaacatcaaagcatgaaaacatattctAGTAGACCCAAAGAGTACAAATGTGATGCTGAAAAGGAGTATAATCGGGGCTCTTTAAATTGCCCAACCCAGCTGTGATTCTATTGAAAAGCATGTTCTTAGCTAAACTGTGCTCAACGCTCCTTTTAGTTTAAACGATTCCTTTTTTGGAACTACCAAAAACTTGGCTAAGTCAgctacagagtgtgtgtgatttaGTGTGTGACTCTGAATACTCTGATTTACAGGATCTGGGCTCAGATGAACTGAACTACGCAGCTCTAAATTTCCAGGCGAAAACCAAAAGAAGCCGCAGGCCTGCATcagagagagagctggagcCACATGTTGTGTATGCTGCCACCAGATAGACTCAGGAAACATCTGGAACTGCAGCTCAGAGTGACACTGATGCTTCAATATGTTAATCTGATGATGTGTTTTTACGTGTGGGAGGAGTCTACtgccaaaaaataaatttggggaaaaaaatcttattttactTCTTTCTTATTTGTCTGAGAGGAAACAGAGCATGCTTAATGTGTGATGGAGGAAGAGGCAGAAAAGACACTGATATCTGCCAGACTTTTTGTTTGACAGGAAGAGACAGTGAGGTGTGGTCTGAGTACAACTGAGGTGAAGACCGTGAGGTGTCTGAGGTCAAAGCTCTgtgcaaagtaaaaaaagaagtgaaactAGCCTACTtgttttgcaaaatgaaacCGCTGTACAGGACTGCTGTTCTTACAGAACACGATTAATGTTCCCTTAAAACATATCAATCACTCATCACCTTACACAAACTCACTTAACTACTTTACCTTTGTACACTACGTCAACATTCGCATTCAAAACTGAACAGAAAGGCCTGATGCAAGTGcttcattttctattttgcaCGTACTCATCTATCAGGTTCCTGATGTTGGGAGCTGTTAACTGAAATAGTTTCAGTAGAGTGCAGGGAAGTACGCTGGAATTAGTAAGTGGTATTCTCATCATCAAACAACAGCATAATGGAGAATGGTAATATCAAACAATACTACGAGTCCACAgccatgttagtgtctctgtgAGGCTATATTTAGACTCTGAGATGCTTTAGGTTACTGTAAgtacattagcatgctaacatggtcAAAGTATCAATGATACATCACATGTCacagcaatccatccaacagttgcTGAGAAATATCACGTAAAACCACGCACGTCAACCTCACAGTGGTGCTAGAGGAAGAGTCAGGGGATCTCTAAGGTCATTAtgcttcatcctctggggaccatgaatatctgtacaaaatgtcacgACACTCCATATTTCATGATATACTATAGTCTAGACCCAAGAGGTGGACctttgactgactgactggcaTTGCCATCGCTctagtggaaaaaaaacattccatcCAAATGTAGTACCAATTTTCCAGAAAAATGGTAAAAAGAAGATGTGAATTGGGTGCCTGGGTGATCTAGTGGTAGAGCGCACGCCGATGTATAGAGGCTCAGTTCTCGACGCAAAGAATTTGGGTTTGATTCCAacttgcatgtcattccccctctctctccccttttatgtGGAAGCGGTCACAAAAAGGtctaaatgccaaaaaaaatcattatatatatatatatatatatatatatatatatatatatatatatatatataaaaatatatatagttcaAGTTTAATTTTTGAAGGTTTTTCTGAGTTTTAATTTACATTGTGCTATGCAGCTGGGATTCTATTAAAAATCATGTTTGTTCTTAGCTAAActaaaactgctaaaaaaaaaatttccttTCTGGAACTACCAACAAATCCACCAATTTTACAGATTTTGTGCTAACTCATCaacagtatgtgtgtgattaAGTGTGCAACTCTGAATACTGTGATTTACAGGATCTGGGCTCAGATGAACTGAACTACGCAGCTCTAAATTTCCAGGCAAAACCCAAAAGAAGCCGCAGGCCTGCATcagagagagagctggagcCACATGTGTATGCTGCCACCAGATAGACTCAGGAAACATTTGGAACTGCAGCTCAGACTGGAACCAATGCTTCATTATGTTAATCGGctgatgtgtatttgtgtgtggataGTGTGTGAGAGGAGTCTACtgccaaaaaataaatttagaataatgtttctgtttgttgtttttgtcggTCAGAGTGTTCCTCTTTCTTATTTTGTCTGAGAGGAAAAAGAGCATGTTCAATGTGTGATGAGGAAGAGAACTAAAGGACACTGATGGCTGCCAAAGTTATTTTAGGGTGAGTGAAatggtgtgatggtgtgtggaggaaggagggagtGATACACATCATTTGTTTGACAGGAAGAGACAGCACAGTGTGGTCTGAGAACAACTGAGGTAAAGATCATGAGGTGTCTGAGGTCAACACTCTGTGGaaagtataaaagtataaaaagtaaGCAGCTTACTGGTTAATGACAACATGAAACTAGCTGTACAATTGCTATTCTCACAGAACACGGAAAATGCTCCCTCAAAACATGTATATCATTCTCTGACACTGTTAAATCACTCCACTCATCAGCACTTTACATTAACTCACTTAACTAGTTTACCTTCATACACTACATCACCATTTGCATTCAAAACTAAACAGAGGCCTGATGAAACCGTttcattttcctttcttttcttcattttgaACATACTCAGCCATAGTCTACACTCTGAACTATCAGGTTCCTGATGTTGAgagctgttcactgaaatagtttCACTAGAGTGCAGGAAAGTGAGCTGGAATAGGTATTCTCATAATCAAGAACTCAAACAGCAGCATAAAGCAGAATGGGGATGTTAAACTAGACTAATatggtgtttttccattacatggtatcTGCTCGACTCAACTTTACTcgtcttttttggttttccattatgaaacaaagtacctggtactagctgacaggtactttttttagtatcacctctgtcgaggttccaagcgagctgaggcgata
This genomic window contains:
- the LOC114574014 gene encoding uncharacterized protein LOC114574014; translation: MRSFSLISALLLCSLSWISVSASESHTVEVQSGGDVTLMCSNISSTPTQTEWFRVINRTKPSCVSSMYGSDGKPSFCDGFQNGFEMSSNISSVFLKIKRVDLSDSGLYFCGFYIDGHTVIAGSTHLKAQEESEGMTNVMIVILGALTVFLTIVVIVLAVKIRKLQTAVIEEPQAERNKDLGSDELNYAALNFQAKTKRSRRPASERELEPHVVYAATR